A single region of the Paraburkholderia megapolitana genome encodes:
- a CDS encoding endonuclease NucS domain-containing protein, with protein MPIRTDLWKIGARPEQLNESLLQGEQLLEDMIVAAPEMLSGEWMLIGRQEYTGYSGRIDLLAIAPDASLVLIELKRDRTPRDVVAQALDYAAWVESLRSEEITAIYGRFSSGRSLAEDFQHRFGVPLDEEELNQGHQIVIVAASLDPSTERIVEYLAAQGIPINVLCFQVFSWGDGQLLSRSWLMDPITAQAAAVASKPESTMREPWNGEYYCSYGEGTSRSWADAIALGFMCGGGGAWYSRTLQLLNPGDRVWVKVPKRGFVGVGRVTGRAEPARSFTVVAEDGSKRPVLDAVKFGNYHREHLDDDELCEYFVPVKWIQTVPVAEAINEIGFFGNQNTVCKPTATKWRSTVDRLKERFVDFDREN; from the coding sequence ATGCCTATACGGACCGATCTATGGAAAATCGGCGCTCGTCCTGAGCAGCTCAACGAATCGCTGCTTCAGGGCGAACAGTTACTCGAGGACATGATCGTGGCAGCTCCCGAGATGCTTTCGGGAGAGTGGATGCTAATCGGACGCCAGGAATATACGGGGTACTCGGGCCGGATCGATCTACTTGCTATCGCACCGGATGCGTCGCTGGTGTTGATCGAGCTTAAGCGCGATCGAACGCCTCGCGATGTTGTTGCACAGGCACTCGACTACGCGGCATGGGTCGAATCATTGAGAAGCGAAGAGATAACTGCGATCTATGGACGCTTTTCGAGTGGGCGCAGTCTCGCGGAAGATTTCCAACATCGCTTCGGTGTGCCGTTAGACGAAGAGGAGCTCAATCAAGGGCACCAGATTGTTATTGTCGCGGCCTCGCTCGATCCGAGCACGGAGCGGATAGTGGAATATCTTGCCGCACAAGGTATTCCGATCAATGTGCTTTGCTTTCAGGTCTTTTCGTGGGGTGACGGCCAATTGCTGAGTCGCTCGTGGCTGATGGATCCCATCACTGCCCAAGCGGCGGCAGTGGCGTCGAAGCCAGAATCCACCATGAGGGAGCCGTGGAACGGTGAATATTATTGTTCGTACGGCGAAGGCACATCGCGATCTTGGGCGGACGCGATCGCGCTAGGCTTTATGTGCGGTGGCGGAGGTGCCTGGTATAGCCGGACGTTGCAATTGCTCAATCCTGGCGATCGCGTCTGGGTGAAGGTCCCGAAGCGCGGTTTTGTCGGCGTCGGGCGGGTGACTGGACGCGCAGAACCAGCCCGCTCGTTTACCGTAGTAGCCGAGGACGGAAGCAAGCGGCCTGTGCTTGACGCCGTCAAATTCGGAAACTATCACCGCGAACATCTCGACGACGACGAACTGTGCGAATACTTCGTCCCGGTTAAATGGATTCAGACCGTTCCTGTTGCAGAGGCGATCAACGAGATCGGATTCTTCGGAAACCAGAATACTGTGTGTAAACCAACTGCTACGAAGTGGCGAAGTACGGTTGACCGGCTAAAAGAACGATTCGTTGACTTTGACCGAGAAAATTGA
- a CDS encoding DUF4145 domain-containing protein, producing the protein MDEPLNVESSIPENKHLTAACDQCNRQTRHKVLAQTHVHWEYGDGEADNWIDYQIIQCRGCLSISFCEESLCSADVMYGEENPPVERRLFPNRIVGRSVMEGAQQLPENVYGIYEEAHNALCAELLVMAGFGVRAIVEAVCKDKGITGRNLKIKIDGLAEAGLITSSGATILQHLRLMGNAAAHEMKLHAQFQLSAAFDVIEYLLQGVYILPRQAELLPKPTANSNQNLD; encoded by the coding sequence ATGGATGAGCCGCTAAACGTAGAGTCCAGTATCCCGGAAAACAAGCATTTGACTGCGGCCTGCGACCAGTGCAACAGACAAACGCGACACAAGGTTCTGGCGCAAACTCACGTGCATTGGGAATATGGAGATGGCGAGGCAGATAACTGGATTGACTATCAAATCATCCAGTGCCGAGGATGCCTGTCGATTTCCTTTTGCGAGGAATCACTTTGCTCGGCAGATGTCATGTATGGCGAAGAGAATCCTCCGGTAGAAAGACGGCTGTTCCCAAATCGTATTGTTGGGCGCTCCGTGATGGAAGGAGCCCAGCAATTGCCCGAGAACGTCTACGGTATCTACGAGGAGGCGCATAACGCGCTATGCGCGGAACTTCTTGTCATGGCGGGATTTGGCGTACGTGCAATTGTGGAGGCGGTTTGCAAGGACAAGGGTATCACTGGGCGGAATTTGAAAATCAAGATAGACGGGCTTGCAGAAGCGGGTTTGATAACGTCATCTGGCGCCACGATACTTCAGCATCTGAGACTCATGGGAAACGCTGCTGCCCATGAAATGAAACTGCACGCCCAGTTCCAACTCAGTGCGGCGTTCGACGTCATTGAGTATCTGTTGCAAGGGGTTTACATTTTGCCGAGACAGGCTGAGTTGCTACCTAAACCGACCGCTAACTCAAACCAGAACCTCGATTGA